The Chryseobacterium oranimense genome contains the following window.
TATTGTAGGGGTGGCTTCTACTTCCGAGCTTGGGAATGTGGTATTGGGAAAAGCAAAAAATGCTGAAGATTTTGTGAGCTATTCGGAATCCAAACTCACTGGTGCCAATCCTTTCGTTTGCGGTGTAGATGAACTGAAAGAGAATCAACCCAAAAAAGTATCGTTTGATCCGTCTGTAAGCAATAAAGCCATGACGGAAAATTGTGTAAGGATTTATTATGAGGTGTGCTATAAGCCTTATCAAAATAATAATTCAGACATCACGACGACTACCAACTGGCTTACAGCGGTTCATAATAATATTGCAACTCTTTACAGTAATGATGATATTAAAGTGGCTCTAAATGAAATCTATATCTGGACAACACCGGACCCTTACACCGGAAGTCCTAATACAAACCTTGGGAGTTTTAGAAATAACAGACAGACGTTTAATGGCGATTTAGCCCATCTTATCAATGCGCCTGCCACTACAAGTGTTGCTTATGTGAATTCATTATGTGGTACTTACAGACATGCTTATTCCGGTATTTCACAGACTTATTCCAATGTACCGGTCTATTCTTGGACTATTCAGGCAATGACGCACGAAATGGGGCATAGTTTAGGCTCTCCTCATACCCATGCCTGTGCCTGGAACGGAAACAATACTGCCATTGATGGCTGTGGAGCTCAGGCTGGCTACAGTGAAGGCTGTACAGGACCGATTCCTTCCACAACTGTGAAGGGAACAATTATGAGCTATTGTCATCTGGTTTCCGGTGTAGGAATCAGTTTCAATAATGGTTTTGGGCCACAGCCTGCTGCTCTGATCAGGAATACGGTTGATTCAAAGGCATGTCTTGGCACAAATTGTACTACCGCCTGTACTGCAACGGTTACAGGGATGAATGTTTCGGATATTACCCAGGTTTCAGCAAATGCTGCCTTTACTGATGCTGTTTCTGCATCATGGAAATATAAGCTTACCAAAATGGATGAAACTTATGTAACATCGGGCACAACAAGTTCACAAAACCTTAGTTTCAGCAGCCTTCAGCCTGCAACTTATTATAAATTATCGGTAGGAACAACCTGCTCAGGATCCAATGCTTTCCAAAAAACACAGGTATTCCTTACGGATGCATCCTGGTGCGACGGTGCTTTGTTTACAGATACAGGCGGCCAGACCGCAGGTTACAGAAATGATGAAACGATTGTTAAAACATTTTACCCTTCTTCAGGTGCTCTTACTATGACATTTACAGAGTTTGCACTGGAGCAGGATTATGATTTTATGTATGTGTATAACGGACCTTCTACAGCGTCTCCCGTGTTTGCCAATGGAAATAATCTGACAGGAAATACAGTGCCTGGTCCTTTTACTTCTACACATTCTTCAGGAGCTATTACGGTAAAATTTGTATCGGATCCGGGAGTTACAGATAATGGTTGGAAAGCGAATTTCTCCTGCAATGTTCTTGGAGTGAATGAGGTAACTAAAAATGATAATCTCATCAATATTTATCCGAATCCTGCTAAAAACATGATCGTTATCTCATCTAAAGATGCTTTAAAATCTTATAAAATTTATGATGAAGCAGGGCGACTTGTACTATCTGAATCTTCATTAAAAGGAAACAAGCAGGAAGTAAATATTACATCCATCCAGACAGGAAATTATATTGTAACCGTGGAGACAGAGAAGCAAACGGTAAATAAAAAACTGATCAAGCATTAATTGTATTTACACCATTTAATAATAATCAAAAAAGCCTGAGATTTCAGGCTTTTTTGGTTTAGTGAAATGATTTTATTTTCTGATTATTAAAGAAGAACCCATTTATATGCAAATAAATTGGAATTCGGCTTGAGTTTTGCTTATATTCAGCGGAATAATTTTTAACTTTGCAAAAAGATTTATTGTCAAAATGACGAACCCTCTATTTTATGCAAAAATAATTCTCTTTGGAGAATATGGGATGATTGAAGATTCCCAGGGGCTTGTAGTACCTTACAGCTTCTATAAAGGAACTCTGAAATTCTCAGATTTGAGCTCTGAATTTGAACTTAAATCGAACAGACACCTGCAGAAATACTCTGATTTTCTTGCAACGCTTGATCTTTCTGATGATTTCAAACTAGATATCGACAGCTTTAAAAATGATATTGCATCCGGACTTTTCTTTGATTCCAATATTCCTCAGGGATATGGAGTAGGAAGTTCTGGAGCTTTGGTAGCTGCTGTTTTTGAAAAATATGCACTCAATAAACTTGAACCTGAACAAATTTCTAAAGATAATCTGAAAAAGCTGAAGGCTGTTTTTGGTGAAATGGAAAGCTATTTCCATGGTAAAAGTTCGGGAATGGATCCCCTGATCTGTTATATGAACCTGCCGATCCTTATCGAGAATAAAGAAAACCTGGACAGGGTTTCTATTCCTGAAGGTGAAGAAGGTAAAGGAGCCATATTTCTTATTGATAGCGGAATTACAGGCGAAACAGGACCTATGATTCAGATTTTCTTTGAAAAAATGAAAACAGAAGGTTTCCGTAAAACGTTAAAAGAAGAGTTCATCCGTTATAACAACGCATGTATTGATTCTTTCCTTAAAAAAGACATGAATCCTTTCTTCAGAAACCTGAAAAAGCTTTCTTACTGGGCATATGAACATTTTCGTCCTATGATCCCGGAAAGTATTTTCAATATCTGGAAAAAAGGGCTTGACTCTAATGCTTATTATCTGAAACTTTGCGGAAGCGGAGGCGGAGGATATATTCTGGGCTTTACCAAAGACTATGCGAAAGCAGAAAAAATGCTTGAAGGCTTCCAAAAAGAAGTGATTTACAGATTTTAAACAGGGTGGAATGAATTCTGAAAAAGAAACTTTCCAATCTAAAAATTATGTCTCTAAATCTATTTTTTACAGATTCTCACAGTTCGTGGGTTTTCTTATCGGTGCCCGTGTTTTTGTAGCCGCACTTCTTACCTTTGCCTTGTATGTTTCTACATTTTTCCTGTTTAATCAGGATGAAACCTTTAGAAAATTCGTCTTCGATTTTAAAGTACACGGCATTATTTTCTGTACCGTTATCTCCATTCTGGCTGGTGGAATTATTAACCAGTTTTATGATCTGGAAAAAGACCATGTGGCCAAGCCTTTCAGGACCAGGATTCAAAGCTTTATCAAGCAGAAATACTTTTTGTATGCTTATCTTGTCCTTACTGCAGTTTCTCTTGGGGTTGCGTGGATGATTTCTCACAAAGTTTTTGCTTTTTTTCTTGTCTATCAGTTTTTTATGTGGTTTTACAGCCATAAATTAAGCAGACTGCTGATCATCAATAATCTTACTTTTGTAAGTCTTACATTATATCCTTTCTTCGGAATGATGGTGTATTATGAAACCTTTTCTAAAAAGGTGATGCTGATGGCCATTTTTCTTTTTTTAATTCTTTTATGTATTGATATTGTAAAAGATATGTTGACGAAAAGTGTGGATAAGGCATTCGGGTATACAACTATTCCTAACTATTTTAAAAATAGAAATACTCAGATCATTATCATTTCCCTGTTGGTTACGACCATAGCTGTTTCAATGAAACTTATTTCTAAAACAGGGATTTCAGGCTTTATGGCATATTATTTTACGGCAGGAATGTTTGTCATGATTTTTTGTATTTACCTGCTGCTTAATTCTACCCGGAGGAGTAAATTCTTCACACTCAATATATTAAGATTTTGGATTTTTGTAGGTATCATTGCGATGCTTCTGAATGGAATTGAAAATAAATTCTAGAAAATTTTCTTTAAATAAACAGAGGTTATCATTACCTTTGCGAAACTAAATTTAATAAAAAGGAATGCCCATTTTTAACGATACTAAAGTTGCATTTGCAGACAAGTCTGATGCACAATTAAGAAAGGCGTACTGGATGTTTAAAATGATTGAACAGCCTGCTCTTACCAGCCTTGGAACTTCTGTCCTTAATTTTACGGTACACAACAATTTTCCTTTCGTGACCGGAATTGTAAAAAGCACCTTGTTTGAACAATTCTGTGGCGGCGAAACACGTGAAGAAAGTATGAAGGCAGTAAAACAGCTTTTCAAAAGGGGTGTGGGAAGTATTTTCGATTATTCAATTGAGGGTAAAGAGGATGAGGAAACCTTTGATGCAGTGTGTAAAGAGATTAAAGATATCATCAGATTTTCAGTGGGAAACCCTGCCATTCCGTTTATTGTATTTAAGCCGACCGCCTTCGGAAGAATTGATCTTTATGAAGCAGTAGGAAAAGGAGCTGAGCTTACAACCAGCCAGAAAGAAGAATGGGAAAGAGTGGTGAGAAGATTTGATGAGGTTTGCAGCCTTTGCCATGAAAATGATAAGAAAGTAATGGTAGATGCTGAAGAAACCTGGATGCAGGATTCGGCAGATCAGCTTTGTGAAGAAATGATGGAGAAGTACAATCAGGAAAAACCGATTGTATGGAATACCATCCAGATGTACAGAACCGGAAGACTGGAATATATGGAAGCTCATCTGCAGAGAGCCAGAGAAAAAAATTATTTTATAGGATATAAGATTGTGCGTGGGGCTTATATGGAAAAGGAAAGAGCAAGAGCTGCAGAAAAAGGATATGCGGATCCTATCCAGCCGAATAAAGAAGCTTCGGACAGAAACTATAATGCCGGAATTGATTTTGTAATGAATCATTTGGATAAAGTATCTGCATTTTTCGGAACCCATAATGAAGTGTCTTCAGAATTGGTTATGGATAAAATGAAAGCTAAATCTCTGGATAATGGCAATCCACATGTTTATTTTGGGCAGCTTTACGGGATGAGTGATAATATCACCTTCTACTTATCAGATAAAGGTTATAATGTGGCTAAATATCTTCCATATGGACCCGTAAAGGATGTTGTTCCATATCTTACAAGAAGAGCCAGAGAAAATACTTCTGTAGCCGGACAGACAGGAAGAGAACTAGGACTTATCAAGAAAGAGCTTGAAAGAAGAAAAAAATAGTAATATTTTAAAAATATATTTAAAAAGACTTGCAGAAAAGCAAGTCTTTTTGTTTGATATATTCATTGAAAAAGACCGTATTTATCATAGATTTCATACATGTTTGGTATTAGTAATAATTTGATTTAATTTAATATGTATTGAAAATTCAATAAATTTATTTACTTTTCATTGTTTAATTTATTTCTATTTTATACATTTGATTAAATAATCAAAAAAAACTAACACATGAAAAAAACTTTACTTGTTACTGCCTTAATGGCGGTTAACTTTACCATCGCACAAACCTACAATAATGGAGGTTTAAGTACTGGCACAACTTCTAAAAGCGGTACTGCCGCACCCACAGGATACCATGGTCTGAGCTGCAGAATAATACAGGAAATACCACAGAGTCTAATACAAGCCTTGGATTAGGTGGAACATCCAGCTCAGCTTCAGCAAGCTTTTTTATTGCAGACGATTTTACGGTACCGGCTGGAACCAGCTGGCAGATCACCACCATTGATTTTTTTGCTTATCAAACGAATTATACGGGGACTACTGCTCCCTTTAATACGGTGAGAGTAAATATTTACAGCTCAGATCCTTCTGTAGCAGGCGCTGTTAGCGTATATGGCGATGATACCACCAACAGATTCAGCGCTGGTGCAGATGCTAATATGTACAGAACCGGAAATACTTTGGTCCCAACTCCCGGAACACCAGGAACCACCCGAAAGATATGGAAAATTACTGCAAATACACCCAAAACTTTGACTCCGGGAACCTATTGGGTAAAATATCAGTTACAAAATGTAGTTATGGTCAATGCAGGCTTTTTACCTCCGGTTACTATTGTTGGAAACAGGGGGCTTCCTGCTTTTAATGCCAAGCAGTTTGATGCTATTTTAGGAACCTGGGCCCCAATAGTAGATGCCGGAAATCCTGCAGCAGCTCCTGATTATCCACTGGATATGCCATTTGTAATTACTTTTACTGCTACAGTATTGGGCACGCAGGAGACGATGCAATATGATAACAGAGTACAGGTTTATCCTAACCCGGTAAAAGATGATTTTAGAATAAATAATCCGGAAAAGCTTAAAATAAGCTCAATAGAAATCATCGACGCTTCAGGAAAGCTTGTAAGAACACTGAAGACATCCGAAGAGTATAGTGTTTCAGATCTGCCTAAAGGAAATTATATTTTGAAAATAAAGAATGAAGGCGGGCTTACAAAAA
Protein-coding sequences here:
- a CDS encoding M12 family metallo-peptidase, yielding MIKKLLFLCLVQCFVFSFSQKLRPVAQKISEFHTGKKTFQKYDLFEVNKTSKKLSEYKRAATDITVLSLKSSELKKLVNEKPEYLEVSFPFDGDKQITVELYKNQIFTNEFKVVTNKGGVVNYTPGAYYIGIVKGDNTSIAAFSFFNDDIVGVASTSELGNVVLGKAKNAEDFVSYSESKLTGANPFVCGVDELKENQPKKVSFDPSVSNKAMTENCVRIYYEVCYKPYQNNNSDITTTTNWLTAVHNNIATLYSNDDIKVALNEIYIWTTPDPYTGSPNTNLGSFRNNRQTFNGDLAHLINAPATTSVAYVNSLCGTYRHAYSGISQTYSNVPVYSWTIQAMTHEMGHSLGSPHTHACAWNGNNTAIDGCGAQAGYSEGCTGPIPSTTVKGTIMSYCHLVSGVGISFNNGFGPQPAALIRNTVDSKACLGTNCTTACTATVTGMNVSDITQVSANAAFTDAVSASWKYKLTKMDETYVTSGTTSSQNLSFSSLQPATYYKLSVGTTCSGSNAFQKTQVFLTDASWCDGALFTDTGGQTAGYRNDETIVKTFYPSSGALTMTFTEFALEQDYDFMYVYNGPSTASPVFANGNNLTGNTVPGPFTSTHSSGAITVKFVSDPGVTDNGWKANFSCNVLGVNEVTKNDNLINIYPNPAKNMIVISSKDALKSYKIYDEAGRLVLSESSLKGNKQEVNITSIQTGNYIVTVETEKQTVNKKLIKH
- a CDS encoding mevalonate kinase; the encoded protein is MTNPLFYAKIILFGEYGMIEDSQGLVVPYSFYKGTLKFSDLSSEFELKSNRHLQKYSDFLATLDLSDDFKLDIDSFKNDIASGLFFDSNIPQGYGVGSSGALVAAVFEKYALNKLEPEQISKDNLKKLKAVFGEMESYFHGKSSGMDPLICYMNLPILIENKENLDRVSIPEGEEGKGAIFLIDSGITGETGPMIQIFFEKMKTEGFRKTLKEEFIRYNNACIDSFLKKDMNPFFRNLKKLSYWAYEHFRPMIPESIFNIWKKGLDSNAYYLKLCGSGGGGYILGFTKDYAKAEKMLEGFQKEVIYRF
- a CDS encoding UbiA family prenyltransferase, with the protein product MNSEKETFQSKNYVSKSIFYRFSQFVGFLIGARVFVAALLTFALYVSTFFLFNQDETFRKFVFDFKVHGIIFCTVISILAGGIINQFYDLEKDHVAKPFRTRIQSFIKQKYFLYAYLVLTAVSLGVAWMISHKVFAFFLVYQFFMWFYSHKLSRLLIINNLTFVSLTLYPFFGMMVYYETFSKKVMLMAIFLFLILLCIDIVKDMLTKSVDKAFGYTTIPNYFKNRNTQIIIISLLVTTIAVSMKLISKTGISGFMAYYFTAGMFVMIFCIYLLLNSTRRSKFFTLNILRFWIFVGIIAMLLNGIENKF
- a CDS encoding proline dehydrogenase family protein yields the protein MPIFNDTKVAFADKSDAQLRKAYWMFKMIEQPALTSLGTSVLNFTVHNNFPFVTGIVKSTLFEQFCGGETREESMKAVKQLFKRGVGSIFDYSIEGKEDEETFDAVCKEIKDIIRFSVGNPAIPFIVFKPTAFGRIDLYEAVGKGAELTTSQKEEWERVVRRFDEVCSLCHENDKKVMVDAEETWMQDSADQLCEEMMEKYNQEKPIVWNTIQMYRTGRLEYMEAHLQRAREKNYFIGYKIVRGAYMEKERARAAEKGYADPIQPNKEASDRNYNAGIDFVMNHLDKVSAFFGTHNEVSSELVMDKMKAKSLDNGNPHVYFGQLYGMSDNITFYLSDKGYNVAKYLPYGPVKDVVPYLTRRARENTSVAGQTGRELGLIKKELERRKK
- a CDS encoding T9SS type A sorting domain-containing protein, whose translation is MRVNIYSSDPSVAGAVSVYGDDTTNRFSAGADANMYRTGNTLVPTPGTPGTTRKIWKITANTPKTLTPGTYWVKYQLQNVVMVNAGFLPPVTIVGNRGLPAFNAKQFDAILGTWAPIVDAGNPAAAPDYPLDMPFVITFTATVLGTQETMQYDNRVQVYPNPVKDDFRINNPEKLKISSIEIIDASGKLVRTLKTSEEYSVSDLPKGNYILKIKNEGGLTKITKLIKQ